A genome region from Arachidicoccus soli includes the following:
- a CDS encoding alpha/beta hydrolase encodes MKQKNILCIALILCSIQWALAQRVIPLYPNGAILYAKNGTEIPRLTYYAPEHKKTNIVVIVCSGGSYAGRANNVEGIPACKKLNEAGITAFLLDYRLPNADKMFHKDIVPLTDAQQAILFIREHAKEFKINPDKLGIMGFSAGGHLVTTVETHFNQTALKNEKHISLRPDFVVATYPVVSFADSLTHLQSRNNLIGPNITPEKIKDFSNELQVTDDTPPTFITAAIDDDIVKVENSLYLEAALQQHNVPVRMFLYAKGGHGFGVQNKTAKLQWIDPCLKWILSENWKKKK; translated from the coding sequence ATGAAGCAAAAAAACATTCTATGTATTGCGCTTATCTTATGTAGTATTCAATGGGCTCTTGCACAGAGGGTTATTCCTCTGTATCCCAATGGCGCTATTTTATATGCTAAAAATGGTACAGAGATCCCCCGCCTTACTTATTATGCTCCCGAACATAAGAAAACTAATATCGTCGTCATTGTTTGTTCAGGGGGCTCTTATGCGGGAAGAGCTAATAATGTGGAAGGAATACCTGCTTGTAAGAAGCTTAATGAGGCGGGTATTACAGCTTTTCTTTTAGATTATCGTCTTCCGAATGCTGACAAAATGTTTCATAAAGATATCGTGCCTTTGACCGATGCACAGCAAGCGATTCTCTTTATTAGAGAACACGCAAAAGAATTTAAAATCAACCCCGATAAGTTAGGCATTATGGGTTTTTCTGCAGGTGGTCATTTAGTGACAACGGTTGAAACGCACTTTAATCAAACTGCACTAAAAAATGAAAAACATATTAGTTTGAGGCCGGATTTTGTCGTGGCAACTTACCCTGTTGTAAGCTTCGCAGATAGCCTTACGCATTTACAATCCAGGAATAATTTAATTGGTCCAAATATTACCCCAGAGAAAATTAAAGATTTCTCTAATGAATTGCAAGTGACTGACGATACGCCGCCAACCTTTATTACAGCTGCTATCGATGACGATATAGTAAAAGTTGAAAACAGTTTGTATTTGGAGGCTGCTTTGCAACAACACAATGTGCCTGTCCGAATGTTTTTATATGCCAAAGGAGGCCATGGCTTCGGGGTGCAAAATAAAACGGCAAAACTGCAATGGATAGATCCTTGTTTGAAATGGATCTTATCAGAAAACTGGAAGAAGAAAAAATGA
- a CDS encoding Smr/MutS family protein, whose protein sequence is MKYQIGDEILVLQTNEEGRVQEILDDKMVIVEVRGVRFPIHTDQIDFPYFNRFFQKKVIAEKKVDKTYIDQIPVEKKIQTNQIKAELGTWLSFIPKYSFDEFGDDIVDYFKIYLVNHTNDILRFYYRQEANGQLQFELKAEVLAQKEVYIHDLDFSALNDSPFFSVEFSLAKSDKRRADFYETELKLRPKQVFKKVEELKDKNEPTLSYQLFERYPEKTVETHKIDLTSLSKAGYKVYNASKIKENLPPVRSVIDLHIEKISNEWKGLDNFEIIQIQLKEFEKWYQIAIANMQPNLIVIHGVGKGVLREEIHTILKTKKEVKTFVNQYDARFGYGATEIFFQY, encoded by the coding sequence ATGAAGTATCAAATAGGTGACGAAATATTAGTGTTGCAAACCAATGAGGAGGGTCGTGTGCAAGAAATATTGGATGACAAAATGGTGATTGTTGAGGTACGCGGTGTCCGCTTTCCTATTCATACCGACCAGATAGATTTTCCGTATTTCAATCGCTTCTTTCAGAAAAAAGTTATTGCGGAAAAGAAGGTTGATAAGACTTATATCGATCAAATACCTGTAGAGAAAAAAATACAGACCAATCAAATAAAAGCAGAGCTTGGCACATGGCTTAGTTTTATTCCTAAATACAGCTTTGATGAATTCGGAGATGATATAGTAGATTATTTTAAAATTTACTTAGTCAATCATACGAATGATATACTGCGTTTTTATTACCGACAGGAAGCGAATGGACAATTACAGTTTGAACTAAAAGCCGAAGTATTGGCACAAAAAGAAGTGTATATCCATGACCTTGATTTTTCTGCCTTAAATGACAGCCCATTTTTTTCAGTAGAATTCTCTTTGGCAAAATCAGATAAGAGACGCGCCGACTTTTATGAGACGGAACTTAAGCTTCGCCCCAAACAAGTATTTAAAAAAGTGGAAGAGCTAAAAGACAAAAACGAACCGACACTCTCTTATCAACTATTTGAAAGATATCCTGAAAAGACAGTGGAAACGCATAAAATAGATTTAACCAGCCTTTCTAAAGCGGGCTACAAAGTCTATAATGCTTCCAAAATAAAAGAAAATTTACCTCCTGTTCGTAGTGTGATAGATTTACATATCGAGAAAATCTCCAATGAATGGAAAGGCCTGGATAATTTTGAAATTATACAAATACAACTAAAGGAATTTGAGAAATGGTATCAAATTGCGATTGCTAATATGCAACCCAATCTTATCGTTATTCACGGGGTTGGCAAAGGTGTGTTGCGCGAAGAAATACATACTATCCTTAAGACAAAAAAAGAAGTCAAGACATTCGTCAATCAATACGATGCACGTTTTGGTTATGGTGCGACTGAAATATTTTTTCAGTATTAG
- a CDS encoding alpha-L-rhamnosidase, translating into MINHSPQETTKVCMLKRKNNYYQCVTITLLAGLILLGTQSFAQARLALGQLWVENKSNPLGVTEAAPRLSWTILSDGFQVVQTAYEIRVATNEKDLKRGRHLIWESGKINTDQSIHVPYKGSALRSAQRYYWQVKVWDNQGHASDWSTAGFWQTGLLSASDWKAKWIEPGYAGDAVFKPSPMLRKGFTTGKKIASATAFITAHGLYEAFINGKKIGNAFLTPGWTDYTDRLQYQSYDVTDLIKQGNNAIGVLLGSGWYRSPMAWGDNINHYGKKLGLLFQLEITYVDGSHRYIISDGSWKSSTGEIVYSEIYNGETIDARLKKTGWALPDYKDAAWVSVHVKDYGFKNLITTENQLVTKHEVFHPVKVITTPKGEKVLDFGQNLVGWVVATLSGKAGDTVTISHAEVLDKAGNFYTANLRAAKAQDHYILNGDENEVFEPHFTWHGFRYIKVEGLSGNLNPDDFTAVTLYSDMPQTGHFSSSDTMLNKLEHNIEWGLRGNFLDIPTDCPQRDERLGWTGDAQVFSRTASFIRNVNSFFDKWMKDVAVDQFKDGRIPHVVPNVLGPDQGGSAGWADVATIIPWNMYVAYGDKRILENQYTSMKAWVDYIKGVSKDDLWNTGFDFGDWLFYRPDDDNDGRAAVTDKYLIAQCFYAHSTQLLINAAKVLGKTADVQSYTALLKKIKSAFVREYMTPSGRLVSGTQTAYVLALNFDMLPEHLRVQAANRLVENIHSYGDHITTGFLGTPYISEVLTRFGHTDVAYKLLLQKTYPSWLYPVTQGATTIWERWDGQKPDGSFENPGMNSFNHYAYGAIGDWMYREMVGLDTYEGEEAVGYKHIKIQPHIGGGIQSAEASQLTYYGKLSCSWEVKDELLSLKIKIPVNTEATIFIPTNDATRILCNAVPIKDIKGLTVVGEKAGYLQIKTGSGNYNFSSTITQTKEK; encoded by the coding sequence ATGATCAATCATAGTCCGCAAGAAACCACCAAAGTCTGTATGCTTAAACGTAAAAATAACTATTATCAGTGTGTAACGATAACGCTTTTAGCTGGATTGATTTTACTGGGTACACAGTCTTTCGCTCAAGCTAGATTAGCGCTAGGACAGCTCTGGGTTGAAAATAAATCCAATCCGTTAGGCGTTACGGAAGCAGCACCCCGCCTAAGTTGGACCATACTTTCAGATGGTTTTCAAGTAGTACAAACAGCTTATGAAATTAGAGTTGCCACGAATGAAAAAGATTTAAAAAGGGGGCGACATCTAATCTGGGAATCAGGAAAGATAAACACAGATCAATCAATTCATGTACCTTATAAGGGAAGTGCATTAAGGTCAGCTCAACGATACTATTGGCAAGTGAAAGTATGGGACAATCAAGGTCATGCTTCGGATTGGAGCACAGCAGGCTTCTGGCAGACCGGGCTTTTGAGTGCATCGGATTGGAAAGCCAAGTGGATCGAGCCAGGGTATGCCGGTGATGCCGTCTTTAAGCCCAGCCCTATGTTACGTAAAGGATTTACAACAGGTAAAAAAATCGCCTCTGCAACAGCATTTATTACAGCTCATGGATTATATGAAGCATTTATTAACGGTAAAAAAATAGGCAATGCATTTCTTACACCTGGTTGGACCGATTACACCGACAGGCTGCAATATCAGAGTTATGATGTAACAGATTTGATAAAGCAGGGTAATAATGCGATTGGCGTTTTATTAGGCAGTGGTTGGTATCGCAGTCCCATGGCGTGGGGAGACAATATTAATCATTATGGTAAGAAACTGGGGCTTTTGTTTCAGCTCGAAATTACTTATGTAGATGGTTCCCATCGCTATATTATCTCTGATGGTAGCTGGAAGTCTTCCACCGGAGAAATTGTCTATTCTGAGATTTATAATGGTGAAACGATCGATGCCCGGCTGAAAAAAACCGGATGGGCATTACCAGACTATAAGGATGCCGCTTGGGTAAGTGTACATGTAAAGGACTATGGATTTAAAAATTTAATTACCACTGAAAACCAATTAGTCACTAAACATGAGGTCTTTCATCCGGTCAAAGTCATTACGACACCTAAGGGCGAGAAAGTATTAGACTTTGGTCAAAACTTGGTGGGATGGGTTGTCGCCACATTGAGTGGAAAAGCCGGTGATACCGTAACAATTTCGCATGCAGAAGTCTTAGATAAAGCGGGAAATTTTTACACAGCCAATTTAAGGGCTGCAAAGGCGCAGGATCATTATATCTTAAATGGAGATGAAAATGAAGTCTTTGAACCTCATTTTACCTGGCACGGATTCCGTTATATTAAGGTTGAAGGCTTATCGGGCAACCTGAACCCTGATGATTTTACAGCAGTGACCTTGTATTCAGATATGCCACAAACGGGTCATTTCAGCTCTTCTGATACAATGCTGAATAAATTAGAACATAATATTGAATGGGGACTTCGTGGTAATTTCCTGGATATACCCACGGACTGCCCTCAAAGGGATGAGAGACTTGGTTGGACAGGGGATGCTCAGGTCTTTTCCAGGACAGCTTCTTTTATTAGAAATGTAAATAGTTTTTTTGATAAGTGGATGAAAGATGTGGCGGTAGATCAGTTTAAAGACGGTCGGATTCCACATGTTGTTCCGAATGTTTTAGGGCCCGACCAAGGCGGCTCTGCCGGATGGGCAGATGTAGCTACCATTATTCCGTGGAATATGTACGTGGCTTATGGAGATAAAAGGATTCTGGAAAATCAATATACGAGCATGAAAGCCTGGGTAGATTATATTAAGGGAGTAAGTAAAGATGATTTATGGAATACAGGTTTTGACTTTGGTGACTGGCTTTTTTATCGCCCCGATGATGATAATGATGGCCGTGCGGCAGTCACAGATAAATATCTGATAGCTCAGTGTTTCTATGCACACTCTACCCAGTTGTTGATTAATGCAGCCAAGGTGCTTGGAAAAACAGCAGATGTCCAAAGCTATACAGCGCTTCTAAAGAAAATTAAATCTGCTTTTGTAAGGGAATATATGACGCCCTCTGGCAGGTTGGTTTCCGGAACACAAACAGCCTATGTACTGGCCCTAAATTTTGATATGTTGCCTGAGCATCTTCGGGTACAGGCAGCCAACCGTTTGGTGGAGAATATTCATAGTTATGGTGATCATATTACAACAGGGTTCTTGGGAACCCCCTATATTTCTGAGGTATTGACCAGATTTGGACATACAGATGTTGCTTATAAGCTACTCTTGCAAAAAACCTATCCTTCCTGGCTTTATCCGGTAACACAGGGTGCCACTACTATTTGGGAAAGATGGGATGGCCAGAAACCGGATGGCAGTTTTGAAAACCCGGGGATGAACTCTTTTAACCATTACGCTTACGGTGCGATTGGAGACTGGATGTACCGGGAAATGGTTGGATTGGATACTTATGAAGGCGAAGAAGCTGTGGGCTATAAACACATCAAGATTCAGCCGCATATTGGCGGAGGTATTCAAAGTGCTGAGGCCAGCCAATTGACTTATTATGGAAAGCTGTCCTGTAGCTGGGAAGTAAAGGACGAACTGCTTTCTTTAAAAATTAAAATACCTGTGAATACAGAGGCTACAATATTTATTCCGACGAATGATGCAACTCGTATCCTATGTAATGCCGTACCAATAAAGGACATAAAAGGGCTTACAGTCGTTGGAGAAAAAGCAGGTTATTTACAAATTAAAACAGGTTCAGGGAATTATAATTTTTCCTCAACAATTACACAGACCAAGGAAAAATAA
- a CDS encoding GntR family transcriptional regulator has translation MISENIYNIIEFDNYSITPKYIQLANSISKSIEDGDIQDDYILPSINGMAYEFDISRNTVEKAYRYLKENGFIHSVPGKGYFVKNTNTQGLIKIFLIFNKLSVHKKIIYDSFAKALGNNVIIDFYIYNNDFPLFKKLLTRRKVDYSYYVIIPHFIEDNGKAYEIINQLIPPGKLILMSQLLDNIQGDYGAIYEDFEKNIYDTLLKAIEQLKKYDKLKIIFPEYTYHPNSILKGFSRFCQDYAFDYEIINNIQTIQIEKSSVYISLMEDDLVALIKKVLESHLEVGKEVGIISYNETPIKQIILNGITTISADFQLMGKKAAEMIIKKRLENYSVPFYLTLRASL, from the coding sequence ATGATTTCAGAAAATATTTATAATATTATAGAGTTTGACAACTATTCTATTACGCCCAAATATATTCAATTAGCCAACTCCATATCAAAAAGTATCGAAGACGGTGATATTCAAGATGATTATATCCTTCCTTCCATTAATGGTATGGCATATGAATTTGATATCAGCCGCAATACGGTTGAGAAAGCTTATAGATATCTGAAGGAGAATGGTTTCATTCATTCGGTCCCCGGTAAGGGTTATTTTGTGAAGAACACAAATACACAAGGGCTAATTAAAATCTTCTTGATTTTTAATAAATTAAGTGTCCACAAAAAAATCATATACGATTCTTTTGCTAAGGCGCTGGGCAACAATGTTATCATTGATTTTTATATTTACAATAATGATTTCCCCTTGTTTAAAAAACTACTGACAAGAAGAAAAGTGGATTATTCGTACTATGTAATCATTCCTCATTTTATAGAAGATAATGGTAAAGCTTATGAAATAATAAATCAACTAATTCCACCCGGGAAATTGATTTTGATGAGTCAATTACTAGATAATATCCAGGGCGATTATGGTGCTATATATGAAGATTTTGAAAAAAATATTTACGACACACTTTTAAAGGCAATAGAACAGTTAAAAAAATATGACAAATTAAAGATCATTTTTCCCGAATATACTTATCATCCAAATAGCATATTGAAAGGTTTTTCCAGGTTTTGTCAGGACTATGCCTTTGATTATGAAATAATCAATAATATTCAAACAATTCAAATAGAAAAGAGCTCCGTATATATTAGTTTAATGGAAGATGATTTAGTGGCCTTAATAAAAAAAGTGCTGGAATCTCATTTAGAAGTAGGTAAGGAGGTGGGCATAATTTCTTATAATGAAACGCCCATAAAACAAATCATTCTTAATGGGATTACTACTATTTCAGCGGACTTTCAATTGATGGGAAAGAAAGCAGCCGAAATGATCATTAAAAAACGACTGGAGAATTATTCTGTTCCCTTTTATCTAACACTTCGGGCTTCTTTATAA